The DNA region CATACTGCAGATCTTAAGATTCGTGTATATGGAAAAACATTAGAAGAACTTTTTCGTAATGCAATTATTGGTATGTTTCAAAGTATTGGGCCGCGTGCTGAATCATGTTTTGTTGAAAATGATCGCTTGATTTGCTCACAATTGCCTATAGAAAGAAAAATTGAATTACATTCTATAGACTTAGATATTTTATTAGTTGATTTTTTGTCAGAAGCGCTTTTTCTCTCAGATTCGTATAATGAAGCATATCTTGATGCAAAAATTAAAACATTAGATGATAAAAATATTTCAGCTATTTTATATGGTATTAAAATTAATAGATTTGAAGTGGTTGAAATTAAAGCGGTTACTTTTCATGATTTATCAATAAAGCAAGTTAATAGTATTTGGGAAACCAATATTGTTTTTGATATTTAAGGGGGTTGCAAATGATAAAAGAATTAGAAAAAAAAGATTTAATAAAAGTTGATGAAAATATTTATGAAATTCCAAAATCGTACCGCGAAGATATGCATGTTCCCGCGCGTATTTTTGTAAACGATCTGATGCTTGATGACGTGTTTGGTGACCGTTCACTCTGGCAGTTGGTCAATGTTGCTACACTCCCTGGCATTCAAAACTATGCGTTTGCAATGCCCGATATTCATGAAGGTTATGGCTTTCCTATAGGAGGTGTAGCAGCAATGGCCATCGAAAAGGGAGGAGTTATTTCACCGGGGGGTATTGGATATGATATTAATTGTGGTGTGCGTTTATTGGTTTCTTCATTAACAAAAGATGAAATAAAACCACATATTGAGCGGCTTGCAACTGATATTTTTAATACTGTTCCTTCTGGTGTTGGTAAAGGTGGCAAAATAGATTTATCAATTAGCGAGCTTGATAAAGTGCTTAATACCGGTGCACGCTATATGCTTGAAAAAGGATTTGGTGTAGAACGAGATTTGGAATTTTGTGAAGAACATGGATCTATGCAAGGTGCACAAGCCAATCTTGTTTCAGAACGTGCGAAAAAAAGAGGTAGTGATCAATTAGGTACATTAGGATCGGGAAATCATTTTTTAGAAGTACAAGCAATTGAAGAAATTTATGATAAGAACATTGCAGATATTTTTGGATTGCAAAAGGGATTGGTAACAATCATGATTCATTGCGGTTCACGCGGGTTAGGGCATCAGGTATGCACTGATTATGTACGTGCTATGTTGCCACGAATAAAGGATTTAGGTATTGAGTTGCCAGATAAAGAATTGATATGTGCGCCATTTAATTCTGAGATTGCACAAGATTATTTTGGTGCTATGCAAGCAGCGGCAAATTTTGCTTGGGCAAACCGACATATGATTGGTCATTGGGTGCGAGAAGTATGGCAAAATATTTTTGGTGCTGATGCACCACTTAATTTAGTATATGATCTTTCTCATAATATTGGCAAAGTCGAAAAACATACAATTAATGGTAAAGAAGAGACAGTAATAATGCATCGCAAAGGAGCGACGCGTTCATTTGGGCCAGGTAGAGAAGAAATTCCTGCGTTATATCGCGCGGTTGGC from Candidatus Babeliales bacterium includes:
- a CDS encoding archease, with product MIKDFEIIPHTADLKIRVYGKTLEELFRNAIIGMFQSIGPRAESCFVENDRLICSQLPIERKIELHSIDLDILLVDFLSEALFLSDSYNEAYLDAKIKTLDDKNISAILYGIKINRFEVVEIKAVTFHDLSIKQVNSIWETNIVFDI
- a CDS encoding RtcB family protein — protein: MIKELEKKDLIKVDENIYEIPKSYREDMHVPARIFVNDLMLDDVFGDRSLWQLVNVATLPGIQNYAFAMPDIHEGYGFPIGGVAAMAIEKGGVISPGGIGYDINCGVRLLVSSLTKDEIKPHIERLATDIFNTVPSGVGKGGKIDLSISELDKVLNTGARYMLEKGFGVERDLEFCEEHGSMQGAQANLVSERAKKRGSDQLGTLGSGNHFLEVQAIEEIYDKNIADIFGLQKGLVTIMIHCGSRGLGHQVCTDYVRAMLPRIKDLGIELPDKELICAPFNSEIAQDYFGAMQAAANFAWANRHMIGHWVREVWQNIFGADAPLNLVYDLSHNIGKVEKHTINGKEETVIMHRKGATRSFGPGREEIPALYRAVGQPVLIPGTMGTSSYILSGTQKSMELAFGSSCHGAGRSMSRTEAKKTIRGSQLREELQRKGIVIRSSSDPGLAEEAPTAYKDVDNVVRVVDEVGLAKKIARVIPLAVIKGD